Proteins co-encoded in one Arthrobacter alpinus genomic window:
- the phnE gene encoding phosphonate ABC transporter, permease protein PhnE, protein MTVLATRPQQNNTSRSGSGKRRAASWTVTGILGAFGAAAIFAFISLDFSGVGFQKSLLSAQRFFARMLPLDFSEPGKLLWLTILTLAIVICGTVLAAIISLPVAYLAARNTSPHPSLQWVARALTVLARAFPELILIIILATVFSLGSLPGILAIGLHSVGMIGKLFADAIEQIDEGPRMAIRAAGGTKMQQFVSGILPQVTPSWVATILHRNDINLRASAILGYVGMPGLGYELSGSIQRLDYQRAIAVALIMFLLCVAMELISGGIRKMILRSGHTAASVPTRWERSRGAFMGWTAFVVIAISVAVAQPAWGDFLTIWAVLPERIASFFPLSTGEYTWAQSLSMLWDTIAIALAGTLIGVALSSVIGSLAARNVAVSDGARTGARFTLLFVRGIPELILAIVLILVTGLGGSAAALALGIGTVGLLGKLLADSIEEVDPGPERALKAVGASRPQVYFSSTLPQASPAFIGHIFYAMDTNIRAATVLAVVGAGGVGQAMFNAAQLSQYNVVITFTLMVITVVLIIEGIAMFLRKLLTY, encoded by the coding sequence GTGACAGTTCTGGCCACCCGCCCGCAGCAAAACAACACCTCAAGGAGCGGATCGGGCAAGCGCCGGGCGGCCTCATGGACTGTCACCGGCATCCTCGGCGCCTTCGGTGCCGCAGCGATTTTTGCCTTCATATCCCTTGATTTTTCTGGTGTTGGCTTTCAAAAGAGCCTCCTCTCCGCACAACGTTTCTTCGCACGCATGCTTCCCCTGGACTTTTCTGAACCCGGAAAACTGCTGTGGCTGACGATTCTTACCTTGGCGATCGTGATCTGCGGAACCGTCCTTGCGGCCATCATCTCGCTGCCCGTCGCCTACTTGGCGGCCCGCAACACCAGCCCGCATCCAAGTCTGCAGTGGGTGGCCCGCGCGCTGACTGTGCTGGCGCGTGCTTTCCCTGAACTCATCCTGATTATTATTCTGGCCACCGTGTTCAGTCTCGGCTCGCTGCCGGGTATTTTGGCCATCGGGTTGCACTCGGTTGGAATGATCGGGAAGCTTTTCGCCGATGCTATCGAACAGATCGATGAGGGACCGCGCATGGCGATCCGGGCCGCGGGCGGAACCAAGATGCAGCAGTTCGTTTCAGGCATCCTCCCGCAGGTGACACCCAGCTGGGTCGCCACTATTCTGCACCGCAATGACATCAACCTCAGAGCGTCAGCCATCTTGGGCTATGTTGGCATGCCGGGGCTTGGCTACGAGCTCTCCGGAAGCATTCAACGCCTCGATTACCAGCGGGCCATAGCAGTTGCTTTGATCATGTTCTTGCTCTGCGTTGCCATGGAGCTCATTTCCGGAGGCATCCGCAAGATGATCCTGCGCAGCGGACACACGGCAGCGTCTGTTCCGACGAGGTGGGAACGCTCCCGTGGCGCCTTTATGGGCTGGACTGCGTTTGTCGTCATTGCCATCTCGGTCGCCGTAGCCCAGCCTGCCTGGGGTGACTTCCTCACCATCTGGGCTGTCCTGCCGGAACGTATTGCTAGTTTCTTCCCACTCTCTACGGGCGAATACACCTGGGCTCAGTCTCTTTCCATGCTGTGGGACACCATCGCGATTGCACTTGCTGGCACGCTCATCGGCGTCGCTCTTTCCAGTGTCATCGGTTCTCTGGCTGCGCGAAACGTTGCCGTCAGTGATGGCGCCCGCACGGGTGCCCGGTTCACGCTGCTGTTTGTGCGCGGTATCCCGGAACTGATCCTTGCCATTGTATTGATCCTGGTAACCGGCCTCGGCGGCAGCGCTGCGGCACTCGCCCTCGGTATTGGCACAGTCGGCTTGCTTGGAAAGCTTCTGGCTGACTCGATCGAGGAGGTCGATCCGGGACCCGAGCGCGCACTCAAGGCAGTTGGCGCTTCACGGCCGCAGGTGTACTTCTCCTCCACCCTGCCCCAGGCCTCGCCGGCGTTTATCGGCCATATCTTTTACGCTATGGACACCAATATTCGCGCAGCCACTGTCCTTGCGGTGGTGGGTGCCGGCGGTGTGGGCCAAGCGATGTTCAATGCGGCCCAGCTGAGCCAGTACAACGTCGTCATAACCTTCACACTGATGGTCATCACGGTCGTGCTCATCATCGAAGGAATCGCCATGTTCCTTCGCAAGCTGCTCACCTACTAG
- a CDS encoding zinc-binding dehydrogenase produces the protein MDKHALPLTVSAQIWTGGQDFESLDIPTPELAPGEALATIALATVCGSDIHTVSGRRSGPFPGILGHEAVGSIVDIGEGGVRDFLGRELAAGDRVVWSVTVACGTCDRCIAGMSAKCRSLLKTGHEPLDGTWGMSGGYASHIHLPRGITLVSVPDTISDRTAAPSACATATVMAVLEAAGPLAGRRVLVSGAGMLGIVACAVARSRGAASVEVRDLNPERLELAREFGATLTTAAGEETGGATFDVAVELSGAQPAVIAALAALDIGGRLVLAGSVSPGPAVAIVPERMVRSLQTITGVHNYEPAHLQQAMDFLEESQDSYDWESLVEEAQPMTNLATMMTPPLGRHLRKSVTSAVVLANA, from the coding sequence ATGGATAAGCACGCACTTCCACTGACTGTCTCCGCCCAGATATGGACCGGAGGTCAGGACTTCGAGTCACTGGATATCCCAACCCCGGAGCTGGCCCCCGGCGAAGCCTTGGCCACCATCGCTCTGGCGACGGTGTGCGGTTCAGATATCCATACGGTGTCTGGCCGGCGGAGCGGTCCCTTCCCTGGAATATTAGGGCACGAGGCTGTTGGTTCCATCGTGGACATTGGCGAGGGCGGTGTGCGTGACTTCCTCGGCCGGGAACTCGCAGCTGGGGACCGGGTGGTCTGGAGCGTCACCGTTGCCTGCGGTACATGTGATCGCTGCATCGCGGGCATGAGCGCGAAATGCCGGAGTCTGCTCAAAACGGGTCACGAACCGTTGGACGGCACCTGGGGTATGTCCGGTGGGTACGCCTCGCACATCCACCTCCCCCGCGGCATCACCTTGGTGTCGGTTCCGGACACGATCTCCGACAGGACCGCGGCCCCGTCAGCCTGCGCCACGGCCACAGTCATGGCCGTCCTCGAAGCAGCCGGCCCTCTTGCGGGGCGGCGGGTCTTGGTCAGCGGAGCAGGAATGCTGGGGATCGTCGCCTGCGCCGTGGCACGGTCCCGAGGTGCGGCGTCGGTGGAGGTCCGCGATCTCAACCCCGAACGGCTGGAGCTGGCCCGCGAGTTCGGCGCGACGCTTACCACCGCGGCCGGCGAAGAGACCGGCGGCGCCACCTTCGACGTGGCCGTGGAACTGTCCGGAGCGCAACCAGCAGTCATTGCAGCACTCGCGGCCCTGGATATTGGCGGCCGGTTAGTGCTTGCGGGGTCGGTGTCCCCCGGTCCCGCCGTCGCGATAGTTCCCGAACGGATGGTCAGGTCTTTGCAGACCATCACCGGGGTCCACAACTATGAACCCGCACATCTGCAGCAAGCCATGGACTTCCTCGAGGAGAGCCAGGACAGCTATGACTGGGAATCGCTCGTCGAGGAAGCGCAGCCGATGACGAACCTAGCCACCATGATGACCCCGCCCCTTGGCCGTCACCTCAGGAAATCGGTGACATCAGCAGTAGTCTTGGCTAATGCCTAG
- a CDS encoding acyl-CoA dehydrogenase family protein has protein sequence MANTTSELVQLREQTRELCAGFPDEYWRETDLNRRYPQEFVDTLTEAGLLGALIPAEYGGLGLGLTEASVIMEEINKSGGHSAACHAQMYTMGALLRHGSSEQKQEYLPQIASGSLRLQAFSITEDKAGSDTTSIETTAVRDGDDFIISGHKSWTSRIDESDLLLVLARTSEKLEGQGSDKTHGLTLFLVDLRKVRAEQAETLEVVKVRTMFNYATNQIFYRGMRVPAASVIGQVGKGFRYVIDGWNAERILLSAEAIGDGYWFTSRAVDYANSREVFGRKISVNQGVQFPITDAYMKVRAADMMRYEAARLFDAGEPCGAEANMAKHLSSEASWAAANACLDTHGGYGFVDEYDVERKFRETRMFQVAPVNNNLIKSFIGTKVLGMERSY, from the coding sequence ATGGCTAACACGACGAGTGAATTAGTACAGCTGCGTGAGCAGACACGTGAGCTCTGCGCCGGCTTCCCGGACGAGTACTGGCGCGAGACGGATCTCAATCGCCGATACCCACAGGAATTCGTCGACACCCTTACGGAGGCCGGTCTCCTCGGAGCGTTGATTCCGGCAGAGTATGGCGGGCTAGGCCTTGGGTTGACCGAGGCTAGCGTCATTATGGAGGAGATCAATAAGTCGGGAGGTCATTCGGCAGCCTGCCACGCTCAGATGTACACCATGGGCGCTTTGCTTCGGCATGGGAGCTCCGAACAGAAGCAGGAGTACCTGCCGCAGATTGCCTCAGGCTCCTTACGCTTGCAAGCCTTCTCCATCACCGAGGACAAGGCCGGCTCTGACACGACCAGCATAGAGACCACAGCCGTGCGTGATGGCGATGACTTCATAATTTCTGGGCACAAGAGCTGGACGAGTCGTATCGACGAATCGGATCTGCTGCTGGTGTTAGCCCGGACATCGGAGAAGCTTGAGGGACAGGGATCAGATAAGACACACGGACTGACGCTTTTCCTCGTGGATCTTCGCAAAGTTAGGGCGGAGCAGGCGGAGACGCTTGAGGTTGTGAAAGTTCGCACCATGTTTAACTACGCCACAAACCAGATCTTCTACCGTGGCATGCGTGTCCCCGCTGCATCGGTGATTGGCCAGGTGGGCAAGGGCTTCAGATATGTTATCGATGGCTGGAATGCTGAAAGGATCCTCCTTTCAGCCGAGGCGATCGGGGACGGCTATTGGTTCACTTCACGCGCGGTTGATTATGCCAATAGCCGTGAAGTGTTCGGACGGAAGATTAGCGTCAACCAAGGAGTGCAATTCCCTATTACTGATGCCTACATGAAGGTCCGGGCCGCGGACATGATGCGTTATGAGGCCGCCCGCCTTTTCGACGCCGGTGAGCCGTGCGGTGCCGAGGCAAATATGGCCAAGCACCTATCCTCGGAGGCAAGCTGGGCAGCTGCTAACGCCTGCCTCGACACCCATGGCGGTTATGGCTTTGTTGACGAGTACGACGTCGAGCGCAAGTTCCGCGAGACCCGCATGTTCCAGGTGGCGCCGGTGAACAACAACTTGATCAAGAGCTTTATCGGCACCAAGGTCCTGGGCATGGAACGCTCCTACTAA
- a CDS encoding MaoC family dehydratase, with protein MPEQSPATPSETGHVVQGWTGRLFEDFTPGDIYYHPFGKTVTDADNQTFTLMTQNVAKTHIDRNFAKATEFGLPLVNSTFTLALVTGQSTIDLSMNVFANMGWDMVRMPAPVFEGDTIYSRSKVLSTRKSESRPNLGLVTVATEGFNQDNKIVISFRRTFMVYRQGHLPGIDLARPDESSLPDTGDVQ; from the coding sequence ATGCCCGAACAATCACCCGCCACACCATCCGAGACCGGCCACGTTGTACAGGGCTGGACCGGAAGGCTATTTGAGGACTTCACCCCCGGCGACATCTACTACCACCCGTTTGGTAAGACAGTCACAGACGCCGACAACCAAACCTTCACCCTCATGACCCAAAACGTGGCTAAAACTCATATTGACCGGAATTTTGCCAAAGCAACTGAGTTCGGTCTGCCGTTAGTAAACTCCACTTTTACTTTGGCTCTAGTCACAGGACAGTCGACCATTGATCTCTCCATGAACGTATTCGCCAACATGGGCTGGGACATGGTGAGGATGCCGGCGCCTGTATTCGAAGGCGACACCATCTATTCCAGGTCCAAGGTCCTCTCCACGAGAAAATCAGAATCCCGCCCCAATCTTGGGCTGGTCACCGTCGCCACCGAGGGTTTCAATCAGGACAATAAGATTGTGATTTCATTCCGTCGCACATTCATGGTCTACAGGCAGGGCCACCTACCTGGCATCGATTTAGCACGCCCCGACGAGTCCAGCCTCCCTGACACCGGTGATGTTCAATGA
- a CDS encoding HpcH/HpaI aldolase/citrate lyase family protein, whose amino-acid sequence MSALFVPADRPERFAKAAAAGAGIVIIDLEDAVASSAKADALSMALAGIAPTDSNHTTVRALIRVNQVGSPEHDAEVRELLAAAKIPGSGLLGFVVPKAEQPAEVQSLRQRMPPHFALIPLIESAEGLVNSLELARVPGVTRLAFGAIDYALDINSGNGDRFLDHARAQLVLVSRAAGIAAPLDSPSTDISDGGKVRDSALLARNFGFGGKLCIHPNQVNVVHEAFRPTPSEIEWATAVLGSSLGGASQLKGQMIDRPVIARAQRIIQNTNKEQQ is encoded by the coding sequence GTGAGTGCACTTTTCGTTCCCGCGGACCGACCCGAACGTTTCGCCAAAGCAGCAGCTGCCGGAGCGGGCATAGTCATCATCGATCTGGAAGACGCAGTCGCTTCGTCCGCTAAAGCCGACGCCTTGTCCATGGCTCTAGCGGGTATTGCACCAACTGACTCGAATCACACCACCGTGCGGGCCTTGATCCGAGTGAATCAGGTTGGCTCCCCCGAGCATGATGCCGAAGTTCGCGAACTTCTCGCTGCCGCCAAAATACCCGGTTCGGGCCTTCTCGGTTTCGTCGTACCAAAGGCCGAACAGCCTGCGGAAGTGCAGAGTTTACGTCAAAGAATGCCGCCGCACTTCGCGCTGATCCCTCTCATCGAGTCAGCCGAGGGCTTGGTGAATTCGTTGGAATTGGCAAGGGTTCCCGGTGTTACCCGGTTAGCCTTCGGCGCCATCGACTACGCCCTTGATATCAACTCCGGCAACGGTGACAGGTTCTTGGACCATGCACGCGCTCAACTAGTACTCGTTTCACGTGCGGCGGGAATAGCCGCCCCGCTCGATTCGCCGTCCACGGACATTAGTGACGGCGGGAAGGTACGGGACTCGGCTCTGCTTGCGCGAAACTTTGGCTTCGGCGGAAAACTTTGCATTCACCCCAACCAAGTGAATGTAGTCCACGAAGCCTTTAGGCCAACCCCCTCAGAGATTGAGTGGGCCACAGCTGTACTGGGCTCCTCACTTGGGGGCGCAAGCCAGCTCAAGGGGCAGATGATTGACAGGCCGGTCATTGCCAGGGCACAACGGATCATTCAGAACACCAACAAGGAGCAGCAATGA
- a CDS encoding CaiB/BaiF CoA transferase family protein — MSKLPLEGLTVISLEQAVAAPFATRQLADLGARVIKVERDTGDFARGYDTKVNGMASYFVWLNRSKESIVLDLKSAAGLAVLQKLVASADVLVQNLAPGAIERLGLGADKALAMNPRLIHASISGYGRGGSYEKKKAYDLLVQCEAGLLSVTGTRDAPAKVGVSIADVSAGMYTYSGILTALLQRATTGRGDVLEISMLESLGEWMSQPYFYAEYGGSPPPRSGAEHASIAPYGPFEASDGTVFLGIQNEREWAKFCESVLCRPDLAVDARFANNSLRTEHRQELHESITAILGQLPVSEVLALLDAAGIANAQLRTMQEFSAHPQLAARNRWRAVDSPVGSLKTLLPPVTSREFEVRMDPVPETGQHTQKILAEFGFSEQYLAVSGGTI, encoded by the coding sequence ATGAGCAAGCTACCCCTAGAGGGCCTCACCGTCATCTCACTTGAGCAGGCTGTCGCCGCCCCCTTCGCCACCCGCCAACTCGCGGATCTTGGCGCCCGGGTCATTAAAGTGGAACGAGACACCGGTGACTTTGCCCGTGGCTACGACACCAAAGTCAATGGCATGGCTAGCTACTTCGTATGGCTCAACAGATCCAAGGAAAGCATTGTGCTGGATCTGAAATCCGCAGCAGGTCTCGCCGTACTCCAAAAACTCGTTGCCTCCGCAGATGTGCTGGTGCAGAACCTTGCCCCCGGGGCCATCGAGCGATTGGGGTTGGGCGCCGATAAAGCGTTGGCAATGAATCCCCGTCTGATCCACGCCTCCATTTCCGGCTACGGCCGTGGCGGATCCTACGAAAAGAAGAAAGCCTACGACCTGCTGGTCCAATGTGAGGCCGGCCTGCTCAGTGTCACAGGCACTCGTGACGCGCCAGCCAAGGTGGGCGTCTCTATCGCAGATGTCTCAGCCGGCATGTACACCTATTCTGGTATCTTGACCGCACTCCTCCAACGGGCAACCACGGGACGTGGTGACGTCCTTGAAATCTCGATGCTCGAGTCCCTCGGTGAGTGGATGTCCCAGCCGTACTTCTATGCCGAGTACGGCGGATCGCCGCCCCCTCGCAGCGGCGCAGAACATGCCAGCATTGCACCTTACGGGCCATTCGAAGCCTCTGACGGCACGGTATTTCTCGGCATTCAGAACGAACGTGAATGGGCGAAATTCTGCGAGAGTGTGCTGTGCCGACCGGATCTGGCCGTCGACGCCCGGTTTGCAAACAATTCCCTGCGCACGGAACATCGTCAGGAACTGCACGAGTCCATAACGGCCATCTTGGGACAATTGCCGGTGTCCGAGGTGCTGGCACTCTTGGACGCCGCTGGAATAGCCAACGCCCAGCTACGCACGATGCAGGAGTTTTCAGCACACCCGCAGCTCGCTGCCCGGAATCGTTGGCGAGCTGTTGATTCGCCAGTTGGGTCGTTGAAGACCTTGCTGCCTCCAGTGACGTCTCGTGAGTTCGAGGTGCGGATGGATCCAGTACCAGAAACCGGGCAACACACGCAGAAAATATTGGCCGAATTTGGCTTCTCCGAACAATATCTAGCCGTGTCCGGAGGTACCATCTAG
- a CDS encoding GntR family transcriptional regulator encodes MSSRQGPQLSEKASAHIRGLIMSGELRPGTSVRPEVVGEELGISTTPAREALQALRVEGFLDLVPGRGFQVSPLTGQDIRDIFRVQALIGGELAARAAEKASDHGTDELEALHHELIAAAARKDHALLEEKNHAFHREINLMADSRKIIWVLGITTRYVPREFYASIPGWPQATMEDHAELLLCIKSLDPDASRTAMQEHIIHAGELLATHFDARVAAAQDGNPTTTAGV; translated from the coding sequence ATGAGCAGCAGGCAAGGCCCGCAACTGAGCGAGAAGGCTTCCGCCCACATTCGGGGTCTCATCATGTCGGGTGAGCTTCGCCCTGGCACGTCCGTTCGGCCGGAAGTCGTCGGCGAGGAACTGGGAATATCCACAACACCGGCACGCGAAGCATTGCAGGCTCTGCGAGTTGAGGGTTTCCTCGACCTAGTCCCCGGCCGAGGGTTCCAAGTCTCGCCGCTGACGGGACAAGACATTCGCGATATTTTTCGGGTCCAAGCGCTGATCGGCGGCGAACTCGCAGCTCGTGCTGCCGAAAAAGCTAGCGACCACGGTACGGATGAACTCGAGGCCCTGCATCACGAACTCATTGCCGCTGCGGCAAGGAAAGACCATGCGCTGTTGGAAGAGAAGAACCATGCCTTCCACCGCGAAATCAATTTGATGGCTGATTCTCGGAAAATCATCTGGGTTCTAGGAATCACAACACGGTATGTACCGCGGGAGTTCTACGCTTCAATTCCTGGCTGGCCCCAGGCCACAATGGAAGATCACGCCGAACTACTCCTCTGCATCAAGTCCCTGGATCCCGACGCGTCGCGGACAGCCATGCAAGAGCACATCATTCACGCGGGAGAGCTGCTTGCTACTCACTTCGATGCACGCGTTGCCGCCGCTCAAGATGGAAATCCCACCACAACAGCCGGCGTCTGA
- a CDS encoding alcohol dehydrogenase catalytic domain-containing protein codes for MKITGAVLEEIGLPRPYAESKPLKIVELELDEPGPDEVLIRIRAAGLCHSDLSVVDGNRVRPTPMLLGHEASGIVERLGENVTDLEIGQQVTTVFLPRCGDCDNCLTDGKLPCTPGSIANNAGYLVGDNYRLHRDGQDIFHHVGVSGFATHAVLNRTSVVAVGDDVPPEIAAVLGCAVLTGGGAVINAGKPRDGDAVMIVGLGGVGMAALITAISLGKGKVIGVDANPEKLIRATELGASEVYTPEELAKNGVKAPVVIEAAGHPRAFETAVAATGVGGTTVTVGLPSPDARSSIAPLGLTGEARTIIGSYLGSSVPSRDIPFYAQLWREGKLPVEELISERINFSEINDSLDKLADGLAVRQVIIFDH; via the coding sequence ATGAAGATCACCGGAGCTGTTCTTGAAGAAATTGGGTTGCCCCGCCCGTATGCGGAGTCAAAACCCCTCAAAATTGTGGAACTTGAGTTGGACGAGCCTGGCCCCGACGAAGTGTTGATCCGGATCCGTGCTGCAGGCCTGTGCCACTCCGATCTATCTGTTGTCGATGGAAACCGAGTGCGACCCACTCCCATGTTGTTGGGTCATGAGGCCTCGGGCATCGTGGAAAGGCTGGGTGAAAACGTCACTGATCTCGAAATTGGCCAGCAAGTCACCACAGTCTTTCTGCCTCGCTGCGGTGACTGTGACAACTGTCTGACTGATGGAAAGCTGCCCTGCACCCCAGGTTCGATTGCCAATAACGCTGGCTATTTGGTAGGTGATAACTACCGGCTTCACCGGGATGGGCAGGACATCTTCCATCATGTTGGCGTCTCGGGGTTCGCCACTCACGCGGTCCTGAATCGCACGTCGGTGGTTGCCGTCGGTGACGACGTACCCCCTGAGATCGCTGCAGTCCTCGGCTGCGCTGTGCTCACAGGCGGCGGTGCAGTTATCAATGCCGGGAAACCGAGGGACGGCGACGCTGTGATGATCGTTGGGCTCGGCGGCGTCGGCATGGCGGCATTGATCACCGCTATCTCACTGGGAAAGGGCAAGGTCATCGGAGTGGATGCCAACCCCGAGAAGCTCATTAGGGCAACGGAGCTCGGGGCGAGTGAGGTATACACGCCGGAAGAGCTGGCTAAAAATGGTGTCAAGGCGCCGGTGGTCATTGAAGCGGCTGGGCACCCTCGGGCATTCGAGACGGCTGTCGCAGCGACAGGTGTTGGTGGCACAACGGTTACGGTCGGGCTTCCATCGCCTGATGCGCGTTCGAGCATTGCACCGCTAGGTCTGACGGGAGAAGCACGCACAATCATTGGGTCCTACCTCGGCTCATCGGTACCGTCCCGCGATATTCCGTTCTATGCCCAATTGTGGCGTGAGGGAAAACTTCCTGTTGAGGAACTGATATCGGAGCGCATCAACTTCTCCGAGATCAATGATTCGCTCGATAAACTGGCTGACGGTTTGGCTGTGCGCCAAGTGATCATATTTGATCACTAA
- a CDS encoding N-acyl homoserine lactonase family protein, giving the protein MVDEIKLHILESGTMEADLSWLLLKPGRVIKDRDHRHEERAWGQVPTHAVLIEHPEGRILWDTGVPRNWEQHWGPTGFDKFFPVLDDPAGNTGYLDASLAQLELTPSDIDILVLSHLHFDHAANARMFDNGKTRILTSQAELDGVASIESYSQGAHIPDDFLGLDIGGIKGDEEIAPGVSVIQTPGHTWGTMSLQVDLKNDGTKLFTSDAVYLADSWGPPAVGAAIVWNNLAWLESVEKLRRIAQKTNAEVIFGHDEEQKKQLTFAPDGFYS; this is encoded by the coding sequence ATGGTTGATGAGATTAAGCTTCATATTTTGGAATCAGGCACCATGGAAGCCGACCTTTCATGGCTACTACTCAAGCCAGGACGCGTCATTAAGGACCGGGATCACCGTCACGAAGAACGCGCTTGGGGACAAGTCCCCACCCACGCCGTTCTCATCGAGCATCCCGAAGGCCGCATCCTCTGGGACACCGGCGTTCCGCGGAATTGGGAACAGCATTGGGGCCCAACAGGTTTCGACAAATTCTTCCCTGTCCTCGATGATCCCGCAGGCAACACCGGGTATCTCGATGCAAGCCTCGCCCAGCTTGAGCTCACCCCCAGTGACATCGACATCTTGGTTCTTTCGCACCTCCACTTCGACCACGCGGCGAACGCCCGCATGTTTGACAACGGAAAGACTCGCATCCTGACGAGTCAGGCGGAGCTCGACGGCGTTGCCTCCATCGAGAGCTACAGCCAAGGTGCCCACATCCCTGATGACTTTTTGGGGCTGGACATTGGCGGCATCAAAGGGGACGAAGAAATTGCACCTGGGGTCAGCGTCATTCAGACGCCAGGTCACACGTGGGGCACTATGTCCTTGCAAGTAGATCTCAAAAACGATGGAACGAAGCTCTTCACCTCCGATGCCGTATACCTTGCCGATTCGTGGGGCCCGCCAGCAGTGGGTGCCGCGATTGTCTGGAACAACCTGGCGTGGCTGGAATCAGTTGAGAAACTTCGCAGGATTGCTCAGAAGACTAACGCGGAAGTGATCTTCGGCCATGACGAGGAACAGAAGAAGCAGCTCACGTTCGCACCGGACGGCTTCTACTCATGA
- a CDS encoding zinc ribbon domain-containing protein, protein MSAANPHCPGCGSETNRVPSRMNIGGAADAGPSRAEMPHSWEGIGRGHPDAVSHWRKKIERRERLEEKYVELAGDRRPILAHEGIFSGRPLRAGDDIGASVAAATAASQSSSPTTAKENK, encoded by the coding sequence ATGAGCGCAGCGAACCCGCATTGCCCCGGATGCGGCTCTGAGACAAACCGGGTGCCCAGCCGGATGAACATCGGCGGCGCAGCTGATGCCGGACCCAGCAGAGCGGAAATGCCGCACAGTTGGGAAGGTATCGGCCGAGGCCATCCTGATGCAGTCTCGCACTGGAGGAAAAAGATCGAGCGACGCGAAAGGCTCGAAGAGAAGTATGTTGAGCTTGCTGGCGATAGGCGCCCGATCCTCGCCCACGAAGGTATTTTCTCTGGGAGACCGCTCCGTGCCGGTGATGATATCGGTGCGTCTGTGGCTGCCGCGACGGCCGCCAGCCAGTCCTCCTCCCCCACGACTGCCAAGGAGAACAAATGA
- a CDS encoding zinc-binding dehydrogenase: MTTTTVETLVGTAITLADVDTIEARSYEMPSPVAGGLVVKMIRANVCGSDVHILHGNHPLVRPGCVMGHEGIGRVAALGEGVSTDFSGQPLSVGDRVVATYFQACRRCPECNNGHGNICRNAYTGWSTPSDVAPHFFGTFGTYYAVGPNQAVYKVPDEVSSKAASSANCALSQVYYGCLLGEVSYGDKVVIFGAGGLGVCASAVASTLGAEVFVAEMAPSRLDKVKEFGAKHTIDLSQAADGNGRVQMIKDATGGGADVVIDLTGVPSAFSESVRSARAGGIVVEIGNISPNKFTDFDPGLFTRTGVQIRAAIRYPLEVLGKAVQFIADTPHFPWESLVDADYTLDQVAEAVAAAESRQVTRAGIVIGD, translated from the coding sequence ATGACAACCACAACAGTAGAGACTCTCGTCGGGACAGCCATTACCTTGGCTGATGTCGACACTATCGAGGCTCGAAGCTATGAGATGCCAAGCCCGGTTGCGGGTGGGCTCGTCGTTAAAATGATTCGCGCTAATGTGTGTGGCTCTGACGTCCACATCCTCCACGGAAATCATCCGCTTGTTCGTCCCGGCTGCGTTATGGGGCATGAAGGCATCGGCCGCGTCGCCGCGCTGGGGGAAGGCGTCAGCACGGATTTCTCGGGCCAGCCGCTTAGCGTCGGTGACAGGGTCGTTGCCACCTACTTCCAGGCGTGCCGTCGCTGTCCTGAATGCAATAACGGGCACGGCAATATTTGCCGCAACGCCTACACCGGCTGGTCGACGCCTTCTGATGTGGCTCCGCACTTCTTCGGAACGTTCGGCACTTATTACGCGGTAGGGCCAAACCAAGCCGTGTACAAGGTCCCCGACGAAGTCTCCTCAAAGGCAGCTTCCTCAGCCAACTGTGCTTTGTCACAGGTGTACTACGGCTGTCTCCTGGGCGAAGTCTCTTACGGTGACAAGGTTGTCATTTTTGGAGCCGGTGGCTTGGGTGTCTGTGCCTCGGCTGTTGCATCAACGCTCGGAGCTGAGGTCTTCGTTGCCGAGATGGCCCCGTCGCGTTTGGATAAGGTAAAGGAATTCGGAGCCAAGCACACGATTGATCTCTCACAAGCAGCTGACGGCAATGGACGTGTGCAAATGATCAAGGACGCTACCGGAGGTGGGGCCGACGTCGTCATTGATCTCACTGGCGTACCCTCCGCGTTCTCAGAATCAGTTCGTTCTGCCCGAGCCGGCGGCATCGTCGTGGAAATCGGTAACATCTCACCGAACAAGTTCACCGACTTTGACCCCGGGCTGTTCACCCGAACCGGTGTTCAGATCCGTGCCGCTATCCGGTACCCCCTAGAGGTTCTGGGTAAAGCCGTTCAATTTATTGCCGATACACCTCACTTCCCTTGGGAATCACTAGTCGACGCCGACTACACCTTGGATCAGGTGGCCGAAGCTGTTGCCGCAGCAGAATCTCGGCAAGTAACCCGAGCCGGCATCGTCATCGGAGACTAA